Proteins from one Dehalococcoidia bacterium genomic window:
- the ligA gene encoding NAD-dependent DNA ligase LigA: MSVESETRDFSQAQLRIEELRTLIAYHEHRYFVLDAPEISDAEFDQLMAELRAIESAHPELIAPDSPTQRVGGAPVETFGIVEHRVPLLSLANAFDAGDLRAWHRRVSNLLERDDFQMVVEPKIDGLAVALVYDNGQLHTAATRGDGARGENITQNVRTIRTIPQRFPTKGAPGRFEVRGEIFMTKSGFEKLNYDRGEAGLPLFASPRNSAAGSVRQLDPKVTASRPLDAFIYQLGWQDDGKAFASHWDVLKWFEKLGFKVNPNIARFDTIDEVAQFSADWTEKRESLDYEIDGIVVKVDSLAYQRQLGVVGREPRWAVAFKFPPTQATTKLLRIDVNVGRTGTLNPFAVLDPVRIAGATVKLATLHNEDDIRRKDIRVGDIVIVQRAGDVIPQVVGPVLTKRARRSKPFAMPTACPVCGTEVVRPAGEAAYYCPNRQCPAQRYRLLEHFVSRGAMDIDGIGESLAYALMDRGLVRDGADLYFLHAKRDDLLGLERMGEKSVDKLLRGIEASKKRPLGRVLVALGIRHVGGEVASTIANHFGSIDAIMDASVADITAIPGIGEKIADSIGEHFALDENRAVVEKLRKAGVNLREKAGGAREGPLSGLSFVVTGRLERLSRDAAESLVKRCGGAVSASVTKKTNYLVVGAEPGSKLAKAEKLGTAILDEDQFLALLAEHGIEA, from the coding sequence GTGAGCGTCGAATCCGAAACTCGCGACTTCTCGCAAGCGCAGCTTCGCATCGAAGAACTCCGGACGCTCATTGCCTACCACGAGCATCGCTACTTCGTCCTCGATGCGCCGGAGATCTCCGACGCCGAGTTTGATCAGCTCATGGCGGAACTGCGCGCGATCGAATCGGCGCACCCGGAGTTGATCGCGCCCGATTCGCCCACCCAGCGCGTGGGCGGAGCGCCCGTCGAGACCTTCGGGATCGTCGAGCACCGGGTCCCGTTGCTGTCGCTCGCAAATGCGTTCGATGCCGGCGACCTCCGCGCGTGGCATCGGCGCGTTTCGAACCTGCTCGAGCGCGACGACTTTCAGATGGTCGTGGAGCCGAAGATCGATGGACTCGCGGTCGCACTCGTCTACGACAACGGCCAGCTCCACACCGCTGCCACGCGCGGCGACGGCGCGCGTGGTGAAAACATCACGCAGAACGTGCGCACCATCCGCACCATTCCGCAGCGCTTCCCCACAAAGGGCGCGCCCGGCCGTTTCGAGGTCCGCGGCGAGATCTTCATGACCAAGAGCGGCTTCGAAAAGCTCAACTACGACCGCGGCGAGGCCGGCCTGCCGTTGTTCGCGAGCCCGCGCAACTCCGCCGCAGGCTCTGTGCGCCAGCTCGATCCGAAGGTGACGGCCAGCCGCCCCCTCGATGCGTTCATCTACCAGCTCGGCTGGCAGGACGATGGCAAGGCGTTCGCTTCGCACTGGGACGTGCTGAAGTGGTTCGAGAAGCTCGGCTTCAAGGTGAATCCGAACATCGCTCGTTTCGACACGATCGACGAAGTAGCGCAGTTCTCCGCCGACTGGACCGAGAAGCGCGAATCACTCGACTACGAGATCGACGGCATCGTCGTGAAGGTCGACTCGCTCGCCTATCAGCGTCAACTCGGCGTCGTCGGCCGCGAGCCGCGGTGGGCCGTCGCGTTCAAGTTTCCGCCCACGCAGGCAACGACGAAACTCCTCCGCATCGATGTCAACGTCGGCCGCACGGGCACGCTCAACCCGTTCGCCGTGCTCGATCCCGTGCGCATCGCGGGGGCGACGGTAAAACTCGCGACGCTCCACAACGAAGACGACATCCGCCGCAAGGACATACGCGTCGGAGATATCGTCATCGTGCAGCGCGCCGGCGATGTCATACCGCAGGTCGTCGGGCCCGTGCTCACAAAGCGCGCTCGCAGATCGAAGCCCTTTGCGATGCCCACGGCATGCCCTGTCTGCGGCACGGAGGTCGTCCGCCCCGCCGGCGAGGCGGCGTACTATTGCCCGAACCGCCAGTGCCCGGCACAGCGATATCGTCTGCTCGAGCACTTCGTCAGCCGCGGCGCCATGGATATCGATGGTATCGGCGAGTCGCTTGCCTACGCGTTGATGGATCGCGGCCTCGTCCGCGACGGCGCCGACCTCTACTTCCTGCACGCGAAGCGCGACGACCTGTTGGGCCTCGAACGCATGGGCGAAAAGAGCGTCGATAAGCTGTTGCGCGGTATCGAGGCGAGCAAGAAGCGGCCGCTCGGGCGGGTGCTCGTCGCGCTGGGTATTCGCCACGTCGGCGGCGAAGTCGCATCGACGATCGCCAATCATTTCGGCAGCATCGATGCGATCATGGACGCCTCGGTCGCCGACATCACCGCCATCCCCGGCATCGGCGAGAAGATTGCCGACAGCATCGGCGAGCATTTCGCGCTCGACGAGAATCGCGCCGTCGTCGAAAAGCTGCGCAAGGCCGGCGTCAACCTCCGTGAAAAGGCCGGCGGCGCGCGCGAGGGACCGCTGAGCGGGCTGTCGTTCGTGGTCACCGGCCGGCTCGAGCGCCTGTCGCGCGACGCTGCGGAGTCACTCGTCAAACGTTGCGGCGGCGCTGTGTCCGCCAGCGTCACGAAGAAGACGAATTATCTCGTCGTGGGCGCTGAACCGGGATCGAAGCTCGCGAAGGCGGAGAAACTGGGCACGGCGATCCTCGACGAGGATCAGTTCCTCGCGCTGCTCGCCGAACACGGCATTGAGGCGTAG
- a CDS encoding HD domain-containing phosphohydrolase — MGGYSGSRPYVRFAGVSFAVCALALVTAAYIATQLAAGWHEQIVARETHELVAEPIAVTLPQRAEDFDADLTAAAVEPLLSGSTRYVRIVSADGTEVFARGGAPESPALFTQSGLAWRREQAAGEGLFVTSTRTGAFVVEVGHDAGAVDAAITHAQREIIVISVLFTAGAWVLLQFAFWWGILTHVQSHLRLKYLFETGEQLRSSLDLHDVLTKLAADATGLAHGRFGLVALLDEDTNDLLLKTTYDRTTGDLTLHQRALDEWFIRRCIATNQTVVTTQSAGTYTQLLGQTPEIDGSSPLLCVPLAMRDRVVGAVAVLRAAGAHNYTPAEVRLVEDLASQAVAAVEQAQLFARVRSDANELENSYDTTLKVLMAALDAKDNDTEGHCERVAKLTVQLAKFMGVTESGLVDIERGALLHDVGKIGVPDAVLKQPKKLTPMEWEAMRKHPLLAGVMVSKVGFLEKALPILLYHHERYDGMGYPFGLAGENIPLEARIFSIVDAYDAMTSDRPYRAAMSHEEAMTEVRANCGSQFDPHVVDSFERLMASRPDLRDNTGHRMHDGHDEDLDPTREEPAA; from the coding sequence ATGGGCGGCTATTCAGGTTCGCGACCCTACGTGCGCTTCGCCGGCGTCAGTTTTGCTGTGTGCGCGCTTGCGCTCGTCACGGCCGCGTACATCGCGACGCAGCTTGCGGCCGGGTGGCACGAGCAGATCGTCGCTCGCGAAACGCATGAACTCGTCGCTGAACCGATCGCGGTGACGCTGCCGCAGCGAGCGGAGGACTTCGACGCCGATCTGACGGCCGCTGCCGTCGAGCCGCTGCTTTCGGGCAGCACGCGCTACGTACGCATCGTTTCCGCCGACGGGACCGAGGTTTTCGCGAGGGGTGGTGCGCCGGAGAGCCCCGCCCTGTTCACGCAGAGCGGTCTTGCCTGGCGACGCGAACAGGCGGCCGGCGAGGGACTGTTCGTGACATCGACGCGGACGGGAGCGTTCGTCGTCGAGGTCGGCCACGACGCCGGTGCGGTCGACGCCGCCATCACGCATGCGCAGCGGGAGATCATCGTGATCAGCGTGCTCTTCACGGCGGGCGCGTGGGTGCTGCTGCAGTTCGCGTTCTGGTGGGGCATCTTGACGCACGTGCAATCACACCTGCGTCTCAAGTATCTTTTCGAGACCGGCGAGCAACTTCGCTCCTCGCTCGACTTGCACGATGTGCTGACGAAGCTCGCGGCCGATGCGACGGGGTTGGCACATGGCCGCTTCGGGCTGGTGGCGTTGCTCGATGAAGACACGAATGACCTGCTGCTCAAGACGACGTACGACCGCACGACGGGCGACCTGACATTGCACCAGCGCGCGCTCGACGAGTGGTTCATACGACGCTGCATCGCGACGAACCAGACGGTCGTGACCACACAGTCAGCGGGCACCTATACGCAACTGCTGGGGCAGACGCCGGAGATCGACGGCTCGTCGCCGTTGCTCTGCGTGCCGCTGGCGATGCGCGACCGGGTGGTCGGAGCCGTCGCCGTGCTGCGCGCTGCCGGCGCGCACAACTATACGCCGGCCGAGGTGCGTCTCGTGGAGGATCTGGCGAGCCAGGCGGTCGCGGCGGTCGAACAGGCGCAACTCTTCGCGCGCGTGCGCTCCGACGCGAACGAACTGGAGAACAGCTACGACACCACGCTCAAGGTGCTGATGGCGGCGCTCGATGCGAAGGACAATGACACGGAGGGCCACTGCGAGCGCGTCGCCAAGCTCACCGTGCAACTGGCGAAGTTCATGGGCGTCACGGAGAGCGGGCTCGTCGATATCGAGCGTGGCGCGCTGCTGCACGACGTCGGCAAGATCGGCGTGCCCGACGCGGTGCTCAAGCAGCCGAAGAAGCTCACGCCCATGGAATGGGAAGCGATGCGCAAGCATCCGCTGCTGGCCGGCGTGATGGTGTCGAAGGTCGGATTCCTGGAGAAGGCGCTGCCGATTCTGCTGTACCACCACGAGCGCTACGACGGCATGGGCTACCCGTTCGGCCTCGCCGGAGAGAACATCCCGCTCGAAGCGCGCATCTTTTCGATCGTCGACGCGTACGATGCGATGACCTCTGACCGTCCGTACCGCGCGGCGATGTCGCACGAAGAAGCGATGACGGAAGTGCGCGCCAACTGCGGATCGCAGTTTGATCCGCATGTCGTCGACTCGTTCGAGCGCCTGATGGCATCGCGCCCCGACCTGCGTGACAACACCGGTCACCGCATGCACGACGGCCACGACGAGGACCTCGACCCGACGCGCGAAGAGCCTGCCGCCTGA
- the larE gene encoding ATP-dependent sacrificial sulfur transferase LarE — METKLQALHRIVGEMNSALVAFSAGVDSTFVAAAAADVLGERALAVTGVSPSIPASEVEEAKALASQIGIRHVLLDTSEMDSPGYVENSPQRCYFCKTELYSLLEDMARRDGYAYVLDGCNLDDLGDHRPGRVAAAEHCVRSPLIEAQLSKSEIRELSKDRGLPTWDKPAMACLSSRIPYGTPVTVQALDRIGASEAFLRGLGIRQLRVRHHDDVARIEVDADALAIVVEHRERIVRRLKNLGYKYVTLDLAGFRSGSMNEGLANATQSSTIELISLS, encoded by the coding sequence ATGGAAACCAAGCTCCAGGCTCTCCACCGCATCGTGGGTGAGATGAATTCGGCGCTCGTGGCCTTCTCGGCCGGCGTGGATAGCACGTTCGTCGCCGCCGCCGCTGCCGACGTCCTGGGCGAGCGCGCCCTCGCGGTCACCGGCGTCTCCCCGTCGATTCCTGCATCGGAGGTCGAAGAGGCGAAGGCGCTCGCCAGCCAGATCGGCATCCGGCATGTGCTGCTCGATACGTCCGAGATGGACAGCCCCGGATACGTCGAAAATAGCCCCCAGCGGTGCTACTTCTGCAAAACCGAGCTCTATTCGCTGCTCGAAGACATGGCGCGGCGCGACGGCTACGCCTACGTCCTGGATGGCTGCAACCTCGACGACCTCGGCGACCACCGCCCGGGACGCGTCGCAGCGGCCGAGCACTGCGTGCGTAGTCCGCTTATCGAAGCGCAGCTCTCGAAATCCGAGATCCGCGAGCTATCGAAGGACCGCGGGCTGCCGACGTGGGACAAGCCCGCCATGGCCTGTCTGTCGTCACGCATCCCATACGGTACGCCGGTGACGGTGCAAGCGCTCGACCGCATCGGCGCGTCGGAGGCGTTCCTCCGCGGCCTCGGCATACGACAGTTGCGCGTCCGCCATCACGACGACGTCGCACGCATCGAGGTCGATGCGGACGCGCTCGCGATCGTGGTGGAGCATCGCGAACGCATCGTGCGGCGCCTCAAGAACTTGGGCTACAAGTACGTGACGCTTGATCTCGCCGGCTTCCGCTCGGGCTCGATGAACGAAGGTCTGGCGAACGCGACGCAGAGTTCGACGATCGAACTCATCTCCCTCAGCTAG
- a CDS encoding proline--tRNA ligase, with amino-acid sequence MSKLFAKTLRNAPADADTPNHQLMLRAGLAQQLAAGIYSYLPVGWKVLRKIEQIIREEMDRAGGQEVMLPAIQPAELWEQSGRAKTMSDVLIHVQDRKERQFVLGPTHEEVVVDLFKRQVQSYRDMPLMVYQIQTKFRDEARPRGGLMRVREFTMKDAYSFDATWEALDDSYNAARDAYVRIFERCGVPTLPMLADSGAIGGRDSEEFIFITDVGESTVLICPRCNYAATDEKADHKKHALPPEDPQPMEEVATPGQRTIDDLVHFLKVPHYRTLKAVFYEADGKPAFVAIRGDLEVNEAKLRNALKAVELTLLDDDGVRKHGLVAGSASPVGLKDITIVADDTVLDSRNLVAGANKPDVHLRNVNHGRDWQADIVTDISLAREGDACPRCGGQLEAKRGMEMGHVFKLGTVYTEKLEATYADEEGNLQHPVMGCYGIGVGRVFAGAIEANHDERGIIWPPELAPFDVHLVGLGYDKPGVRESVEQVYQQLQDAGCEVLYDDREEGSAGVKFNDADLLGMPVRVTVSPRSIENGGAEIKLRTEKDGTIVPLAGAAEAVRKFARKSADAS; translated from the coding sequence ATGTCAAAGCTCTTTGCGAAGACGCTGCGAAACGCGCCAGCCGATGCGGATACGCCGAACCACCAGTTGATGCTTCGCGCGGGACTGGCGCAGCAACTCGCGGCGGGCATCTACAGCTATCTGCCTGTCGGCTGGAAGGTGCTCCGCAAGATCGAGCAGATCATCCGCGAGGAGATGGATCGCGCCGGCGGACAGGAAGTGATGCTGCCGGCGATCCAGCCGGCCGAGCTTTGGGAGCAATCAGGCCGCGCCAAAACCATGTCGGACGTGCTGATCCATGTGCAGGACCGCAAAGAACGCCAGTTCGTGCTCGGTCCGACGCACGAGGAAGTCGTCGTAGACCTGTTCAAGCGGCAGGTGCAGAGCTATCGCGACATGCCGCTCATGGTCTACCAGATCCAGACGAAATTTCGCGACGAGGCGCGCCCGCGCGGCGGCCTGATGCGCGTGCGCGAATTCACGATGAAAGACGCGTACAGCTTCGACGCGACGTGGGAAGCGCTTGACGACAGCTACAACGCCGCGCGCGACGCGTATGTCCGGATCTTCGAGCGGTGCGGCGTGCCCACGCTGCCGATGCTTGCCGACTCGGGAGCGATCGGCGGGCGCGACAGCGAAGAGTTCATCTTCATCACGGACGTCGGCGAGTCGACGGTGCTGATATGTCCTCGCTGCAACTACGCGGCGACGGACGAGAAGGCGGACCACAAGAAGCACGCATTGCCTCCGGAAGACCCGCAGCCCATGGAAGAGGTCGCGACGCCCGGACAGAGGACCATCGACGACCTGGTGCACTTTTTGAAGGTGCCGCATTATCGCACGCTCAAGGCGGTGTTCTACGAGGCCGACGGCAAGCCCGCATTCGTGGCGATCCGCGGCGACCTCGAGGTTAACGAGGCGAAACTTCGTAACGCGCTCAAGGCCGTCGAGCTGACGCTGCTGGACGATGATGGCGTGCGCAAACACGGGTTGGTCGCGGGGTCGGCTTCGCCGGTGGGACTGAAGGACATCACGATCGTCGCGGATGATACGGTGCTCGACTCGCGGAACCTCGTCGCGGGGGCTAACAAGCCTGACGTGCATCTTCGCAACGTGAATCATGGCCGTGATTGGCAGGCCGACATCGTCACCGATATCTCACTCGCGCGCGAAGGTGATGCATGTCCGCGTTGCGGCGGGCAGCTCGAGGCGAAGCGCGGTATGGAGATGGGCCACGTTTTCAAGCTCGGCACGGTGTACACGGAAAAGCTCGAAGCGACGTACGCCGACGAAGAGGGCAACCTGCAGCATCCGGTTATGGGCTGCTACGGCATCGGTGTGGGACGCGTGTTCGCGGGCGCGATCGAGGCGAACCACGACGAACGGGGGATCATCTGGCCGCCCGAACTGGCGCCGTTCGACGTGCATCTCGTCGGGCTGGGCTACGACAAGCCCGGCGTGCGCGAAAGTGTCGAGCAGGTGTACCAGCAGCTACAAGATGCCGGGTGCGAGGTGCTGTATGACGACCGCGAAGAGGGCTCGGCCGGCGTCAAGTTCAACGACGCTGACCTGCTCGGCATGCCCGTGCGCGTGACGGTCAGCCCGCGGAGCATCGAGAACGGCGGCGCCGAGATAAAACTGCGCACCGAGAAGGACGGCACAATCGTGCCGCTCGCCGGCGCGGCGGAAGCCGTCCGCAAGTTCGCGCGGAAGAGCGCCGACGCTAGCTGA
- a CDS encoding ChbG/HpnK family deacetylase has product MTKTLELLRFAPDDRVRIIHADDRGFSHASNVAAFEAMERGSLTCASMLVPAPWFMETANLARQHPAAMAPNDCAHRAKEYEIFRTPDMRTYCESIGVRPIGYREIRDRLRASLGAAV; this is encoded by the coding sequence GTGACGAAGACGCTCGAACTCCTGAGATTCGCGCCCGACGACCGCGTGCGAATCATCCACGCCGACGACCGCGGATTCTCGCACGCGTCGAACGTCGCCGCGTTCGAGGCGATGGAGCGCGGCAGCCTGACCTGCGCATCGATGCTTGTCCCGGCGCCCTGGTTCATGGAGACCGCCAATCTCGCCCGGCAACATCCGGCAGCCATGGCGCCGAACGACTGCGCGCACCGCGCGAAGGAGTACGAGATCTTCCGCACGCCTGATATGCGCACCTACTGCGAGAGCATCGGCGTCAGGCCCATCGGCTATCGCGAGATCCGCGATCGGTTACGCGCATCGCTCGGCGCGGCGGTGTGA
- a CDS encoding SDR family oxidoreductase, translating to MQLEGAVVIVTGASAGIGRETALAFARRGSHLSLAARREDRLHDLSRRIDRIGVQTLVVPTDVGRAADVERMVRATVERFGRIDVLVNNAGFGFSGTIEETTEADMRELMDVNYMGAFNATRAVLPHMRRQRQGHIVNVASVVGKLAFPFHGAYSATKFAMIGMTESLRGELDGSGVTATVVLPGSTRTEFFDVQRTNDGHVSAPTGPQQNAEHVARAIVRSVDHPVPEVNVFPGYRIAYGLNAFFPSLRDFAGRQFYRRSKGKPRRP from the coding sequence ATGCAACTCGAAGGCGCCGTCGTCATCGTCACCGGCGCCAGCGCTGGCATCGGCCGCGAGACGGCGCTCGCCTTCGCGCGGCGCGGTTCGCACCTCTCACTCGCCGCGCGACGGGAAGATCGGCTGCACGACCTCTCCCGCCGCATCGATCGCATCGGCGTCCAAACGCTCGTCGTACCGACCGACGTCGGCCGGGCCGCCGACGTCGAGCGCATGGTGCGCGCGACGGTCGAGCGCTTCGGACGCATCGACGTGCTGGTGAACAACGCCGGCTTCGGCTTCAGCGGCACGATTGAGGAGACCACCGAGGCGGACATGCGCGAGTTGATGGACGTGAACTACATGGGCGCGTTCAACGCCACGCGCGCCGTGCTGCCGCACATGCGACGCCAGCGGCAGGGTCACATCGTCAACGTCGCTTCGGTGGTGGGGAAGCTCGCTTTCCCGTTCCACGGCGCCTATTCCGCGACGAAGTTCGCGATGATCGGCATGACGGAGTCGCTGCGCGGCGAACTCGACGGCTCGGGCGTCACGGCGACCGTCGTGCTCCCCGGCAGCACCCGCACGGAGTTCTTCGACGTCCAGCGCACGAACGACGGTCACGTTTCCGCGCCGACGGGCCCGCAGCAGAACGCTGAGCACGTTGCGCGCGCCATCGTGCGCTCCGTCGACCATCCTGTCCCCGAAGTCAACGTCTTCCCCGGATACCGCATTGCCTACGGGCTCAACGCGTTCTTCCCGTCACTGCGTGACTTCGCCGGCCGTCAGTTCTACCGTCGCAGCAAGGGCAAGCCACGACGCCCATAG
- a CDS encoding nucleotidyltransferase domain-containing protein, which translates to MSSSSGDSGAAARTVARRVARDLHDDGALAVLLTGSHATGTAHAQSDIDLIAVYARPRRERWHATWAISRRDGHLVTVSPHTAARARASFRDPRSIPTSVPGWREARILVDPTGVAKQLKREARAFSWDAVATACDAWVAEATTGWAEEVHKLVAMIERRELLGAAVQRSLLAVRLAPIMALHRRMLYGSENRLWDLVVESMGEPWASTQRSALALNGESHEAIAAATLRLYLFASEEIMPLLSEQQREVVRHARALAQRALRSSTR; encoded by the coding sequence ATGTCGTCATCGAGCGGCGATTCAGGCGCCGCCGCCCGTACCGTTGCGCGACGCGTCGCACGCGACCTCCACGACGATGGCGCGCTCGCGGTCCTGCTGACGGGCAGCCATGCGACAGGTACGGCTCACGCGCAGTCGGATATCGATCTTATCGCGGTATACGCGCGCCCGCGCCGAGAGCGATGGCACGCGACCTGGGCGATCTCGCGCCGTGACGGGCATCTCGTCACCGTATCGCCTCACACGGCGGCCAGGGCGCGGGCTTCGTTCCGCGACCCGCGCTCCATCCCGACGTCGGTGCCGGGCTGGCGTGAGGCGCGCATCCTCGTTGATCCGACAGGCGTCGCCAAACAGCTCAAGCGAGAGGCGCGCGCGTTCTCCTGGGATGCCGTCGCGACGGCGTGCGACGCCTGGGTAGCGGAGGCCACGACCGGCTGGGCCGAAGAGGTGCACAAGCTCGTCGCCATGATCGAGCGCCGCGAGCTGCTCGGCGCCGCCGTGCAGCGCTCGCTGCTTGCGGTCCGTCTCGCGCCGATCATGGCGTTGCACCGCCGTATGCTCTACGGCAGCGAGAACCGTCTCTGGGACCTCGTCGTCGAATCGATGGGTGAGCCATGGGCGTCGACGCAGCGCTCCGCCCTGGCGCTCAACGGCGAGTCGCATGAGGCGATTGCGGCGGCGACGCTCCGCCTCTATCTGTTCGCGTCCGAGGAGATCATGCCGCTGCTCTCTGAACAACAACGCGAAGTCGTCCGGCATGCGCGGGCGCTGGCTCAGCGCGCGTTGCGATCGTCGACTCGGTGA
- a CDS encoding sugar phosphate isomerase/epimerase, translating into MTLSLSTMWAQQQRFIDDMHEFVDEVARLGYDAIEVSHSTPEVPFTRLIERHGVKISSIHAPAPLVRDATERSNSSLNLAALDDSEREAAIGFTKGSIEFTKRVGGKFVVVHLGGVGNAMFEEERELRRLYDSGTREGERVEELRAIIKRRRVDESAPWFEKARATLRVLADYGEARGIAIGIENRLHYHEFPQADEAAALLADYAPDVAGYWHDVGHAEVQWRLGLVDKRAWLDTNSARTIGAHLHDVDGLADHRAPGNGTVEWEYIAAGIPKAALRVFEINQSQPAEAVANAIPFLRERGVI; encoded by the coding sequence ATGACCCTCTCTCTCAGCACGATGTGGGCGCAGCAGCAGCGGTTCATCGACGACATGCATGAGTTTGTCGATGAGGTCGCACGGCTGGGCTACGACGCCATCGAGGTCAGCCATTCGACGCCGGAGGTGCCGTTTACTCGGCTGATCGAGCGCCACGGCGTCAAGATCTCGTCGATCCACGCGCCGGCGCCGCTCGTGCGTGACGCTACGGAGCGCTCGAACAGTTCGCTAAACCTTGCCGCGCTCGACGACAGTGAGCGCGAAGCGGCCATCGGCTTCACCAAGGGGAGCATCGAGTTCACGAAGCGCGTCGGCGGCAAGTTCGTCGTCGTACACCTGGGCGGCGTCGGCAACGCGATGTTCGAGGAGGAGCGCGAGTTGCGGCGTCTCTACGATTCGGGTACGCGCGAAGGCGAACGCGTCGAGGAGTTGCGCGCCATCATCAAGCGGCGGCGCGTCGACGAGTCAGCGCCGTGGTTCGAGAAGGCGCGCGCGACGCTGCGCGTGCTCGCCGATTACGGCGAAGCGCGCGGCATCGCCATCGGCATCGAGAACCGGCTGCACTACCACGAGTTTCCACAAGCCGACGAAGCGGCGGCGCTGCTCGCCGATTATGCACCTGACGTCGCGGGCTACTGGCACGACGTCGGGCACGCGGAGGTGCAGTGGCGCCTGGGGCTGGTCGACAAGCGCGCCTGGCTCGACACGAACAGCGCGCGCACGATCGGCGCCCACCTGCACGACGTCGATGGGCTGGCGGACCATCGCGCGCCCGGGAACGGCACCGTCGAGTGGGAGTATATTGCCGCGGGCATCCCGAAAGCGGCGCTGCGCGTGTTCGAGATCAACCAGTCGCAGCCGGCGGAAGCCGTCGCGAACGCGATCCCGTTCCTGCGCGAACGCGGCGTTATCTGA